A window of Pomacea canaliculata isolate SZHN2017 linkage group LG3, ASM307304v1, whole genome shotgun sequence contains these coding sequences:
- the LOC112560559 gene encoding uncharacterized protein LOC112560559, translating into MGVGVCLSRSPSLVSVLTLSRLAIVTLAASVWLRGPTSADSMAVGQAVHSPRYVLVFGGNGFLGGATVERLLAAGHRVVTVHRGNWYWDSAFVVKPYVTHIKCDRMLSLDKCPQLLDLVNNNGSFDAVVDFSAYHPFSIKEALKVLKDKARFYIYISTDSVYDVCDKSHADPTRESDAVRPASEQRRQELQAVESYGHRKLMIEEELVLQREAGGIPFVSLRLPDVIGPKDNTYRWWIYQLWIRLADHLEKPLAIPSFLVNKPMSLVYVNDVADVIVRLMDPKPEVFDQAFNLAFKETPTLLQLLGDMKLALNITDLSIITDNSVNAVHMFPSVRSGPIDITKAQESLHWSPTPLETAIVETVDFYERTMTDPYMVGPRKEIIRTMETHFTSKPLMLLQGLKKHYGLNYQVPKEEL; encoded by the exons ATGGGTGTCGGGGTGTGCCTCTCCAGAAGTCCCAGCCTGGTCTCTGTGTTAACCCTTTCGCGATTAGCCATCGTCACGCTGGCGGCGTCCGTGTGGCTGCGGGggccgacgtcagcagacagcATGGCCGTGGGGCAAGCCGTGCATTCGCCAAGGTACGTCCTCGTGTTCGGAGGCAACGGGTTTCTGGGAGGGGCCACGGTGGAGAGACTGTTGGCAGCGGGGCACAGGGTGGTGACGGTCCACCGGGGAAACTGGTACTGGGACTCGGCCTTCGTCGTCAAACCTTACGTGACGCACATCAAGTGTGACCGGATGTTATCGCTGGACAAGTGCCCTCAACTCCTTGACCTCGTCAACAACAATGGTAGCTTTGACGCCGTGGTGGACTTCAGCGCCTATCATCCGTTTTCCATCAAGGAAGCGCTCAAG GTGTTGAAAGACAAAGCCAGGTTTTACATCTACATCAGCACAGACTCTGTCTACGACGTGTGCGACAAATCTCACGCGGACCCCACGCGAGAGAGCGACGCCGTCAGACCAGCGTCCGAGCAGCGGCGTCAGGAGCTGCAGGCTGTCGAGAGCTACGGCCACCGCAAGCTGATGATCGAGGAAGAGCTGGTCCTGCAACGGGAGGCTGGTGGCATCCCCTTTGTCTCGCTACGCCTGCCGGATGTCATAGGGCCCAAAGACAACACATACAGGTGGTGGATCTACCAACTGTGGATACGCCTTGCGGACCACCTGGAAAAA CCCTTAGCTATCCCATCATTCCTCGTGAACAAGCCTATGAGCCTTGTCTACGTGAACGACGTTGCTGACGTCATAGTCCGGCTCATGGATCCAAAACCGGAAGTTTTTGACCAGGCCTTTAACCTGGCGTTTAAGGAGACTCCCACCTTGCTACAGTTACTAGGGGACATGAAG CTGGCCCTCAACATCACAGACCTCAGCATCATAACCGACAACTCCGTCAACGCCGTCCACATGTTCCCGTCCGTGCGGAGCGGCCCTATTGACATCACCAAGGCGCAGGAGAGTCTGCACTGGTCCCCCACGCCCCTGGAGACAGCCATCGTGGAGACAGTGGACTTCTACGAGCGGACGATGACGGACCCGTACATGGTCGGCCCCCGGAAGGAGATCATCCGCACCATGGAGACTCACTTCACCAGCAAGCCACTTATGTTGCTACAGGGCTTGAAAAAACATTACGGGCTCAACTATCAAGTGCCCAAAGAGGAGCTGTGA
- the LOC112559583 gene encoding LOW QUALITY PROTEIN: iduronate 2-sulfatase-like (The sequence of the model RefSeq protein was modified relative to this genomic sequence to represent the inferred CDS: inserted 1 base in 1 codon; deleted 1 base in 1 codon), whose product MFNSTRQMAFGVIVVILVVFTGVLRAQGVTSEDSMTSWLKTVSSSPSNVLFLIADDLRPKLGCYGENNMVTPNIDHLASKSVLFKRAYSQQALCGPSRTSFLTGRRPDTTRVLDLHAYWRDVAGDFTTLPQFFKNHGYVTQGVGKIFHPGTSSGGHNEFPESWSKRVHLGEEQPPLPNVGPQNNPACDPVNVTRTGFLQDSDIASFAIEWLGNYSANHRHQPFFLAVGFHKPHLPFRYPAEFESLYPMSNIHLAEHRTRPENLTELAWSDFEEIRNYHDVSSLSLIGPDHLIPDDFQKVLRQSYSAAVSYTDDLIGRVLEXLEKNGLSSNTIVSFLGDHGWQLGENGEWCKHTNFDIALKIPYMLHVPGVTSPLDTSGQSFRHINALAGERFNGQIPYSTNELVEAVDLFPTITELAGLEKPQTCPENSQNIEVCTEGTSLVPLLRHVIEPSTNENVKWKDAVYSQYPRENKKVMGYTMKTDKYRYTEWVGYDKVSYTPNWSHVLGSELYVHDTDPFEFHNVVEEEQHKTTVQQLSQKLRDGWRHTLQQYLRSLPDPIVG is encoded by the exons ATGTTCAACTCGACCAGGCAGATGGCCTTTGGAGTCATCGTGGTCATTCTGGTTGTCTTTACTGGCGTTCTGAGAGCTCAAGGAG tAACCTCTGAGGATTCCATGACATCATGGCTGAAAACGGTTTCATCCTCTCCGTCAAATGTGCTATTCCTGATTGCTGACGACCTTCGACCTAAACTTGGGTGCTATGGAGAAAACAACATGGTGACCCCTAACATCGATCACCTAGCGAGCAAAAGTGTGCTGTTTAAGCGAGCTTACAGTCAG CAAGCACTTTGTGGGCCGAGTCGGACCTCCTTCCTGACTGGGCGACGACCCGACACGACTCGGGTGTTGGACCTACATGCCTACTGGAGGGACGTTGCCGGCGACTTTACCACACTGCCccagtttttcaaaaatcatgGCTATGTTACACAGGGTGTTGGCAAAATATTTCACCCAG GCACAAGCTCGGGAGGACACAATGAATTTCCAGAGAGCTGGTCAAAAAGAGTTCATTTAGGCGAAGAACAGCCGCCACTCCCTAAT GTCGGGCCACAAAACAATCCCGCCTGCGACCCAGTCAACGTGACCAGAACAGGTTTTCTTCAAGACAGCGACATTGCTTCCTTCGCCATCGAGTGGCTCGGCAACTACTCCGCTAACCACCGCCATCAACCCTTCTTTCTAGCCGTTGGATTTCACAAGCCTCATCTGCCCTTTAGATACCCTGCTGAATTTGAAA GTCTCTATCCCATGTCAAACATTCACCTGGCTGAACACAGAACACGGCCAGAGAACCTGACAGAGCTTGCTTGGAGCGATTTCGAGGAGATTCGAAACTATCACGATGTGTCTTCACTTTCTCTAATTGGACCTGATCATCTCATTCCAGACGACTTCCAG AAAGTTCTCCGCCAGAGCTACTCAGCTGCTGTCAGCTACACTGATGATCTCATCGGCAGAGTTCTCG GCCTCGAAAAGAACGGTCTGTCCTCAAATACAATCGTCTCCTTCCTCGGCGATCATG GCTGGCAGCTAGGAGAAAATGGCGAATGGTGCAAGCACACCAACTTCGATATCGCCCTGAAGATTCCCTACATGCTGCACGTACCGGGAGTAACATCACCTTTGGACACCTCTGGTCAGTCCTTCCGGCACATCAACGCCCTGGCCGGTGAGCGGTTCAACGGTCAAATCCCGTATTCCACGAACGAGCTGGTGGAAGCCGTGGACCTGTTTCCAACGATCACCGAACTCGCTGGACTTGAAAAGCCTCAGACGTGCCCCGAAAACTCGCAAAACATCGAG GTTTGCACTGAAGGCACGAGCCTCGTGCCGCTTCTTCGTCACGTGATCGAGCCGTCGACCAATGAAAACGTTAAATGGAAGGATGCCGTGTATAGTCAGTACCCAAGGGAAAACAAGAAGGTGATGGGGTACACGATGAAAACGGATAAGTACCGG TACACGGAGTGGGTGGGATACGACAAGGTCAGCTACACGCCCAACTGGAGTCACGTCCTGGGGTCCGAACTTTACGTCCACGACACGGACCCCTTCGAGTTCCACAACGTAGTGGAGGAGGAGCAGCACAAGACCACCGTGCAGCAGCTGTCACAGAAACTGAGGGACGGCTGGAGACACACGCTGCAGCAGTACCTAAGGTCCCTGCCGGACCCTATTGTTGGCTAG
- the LOC112559502 gene encoding iduronate 2-sulfatase-like has protein sequence MGVTARVALVTLCSAYLVVNVYARLNVLFIVVDDLRPQLSCYGYPNMVTPNIDNFATKSVTFERAYVQQGVCSPSRTSFLTGRRPDTTHVFDLKTYFRNFTGNFSTIPQHFKNNGYITQSSGKIFHIGIASGKTDDYPASWSFPAYHAPTEKYAIQKVCPGSGGTLYRTARCPVNVTEQPGGSLPDIQNADFAIQFLHNRSEDQKPFFLGMGFKKPHLPFRFPVEYLDLYPLSKVAPAPNPNYPLLLPEVAWSPWPELRVYDDIVALNVSFPYGPVPPEYALLLRQAYSAAVTYIDAQVGRIMEALDTLGLASNTIVTFHGDHGWQLGEHQEWCKHDNFEITTRVPMFVYIPGTTAPKAPPGQLFPFFDPFEALRSDYKAPAMPSGRLSTDALVEAVDLFATLSELAGLPVPPLCPPDSSQVELCTEGYSLVPLIKNLTTSPSNSSFQWKSAAFSQYPRPSATIQQNSDLPNLEDIRIMGYTMRTDEHRYTEWVAYDPVTFTANWTQVYARELYVHSSDPEENYNVADAPLYSQLLTQLSQQLRRGWRAALPVIAES, from the exons ATGGGTGTGACTGCGCGTGTTGCGTTGGTAACCTTGTGTTCAGCCTACCTGGTGGTAAATGTTTACG CGAGACTTAATGTTCTTTTCATCGTTGTGGATGACCTGCGACCGCAACTCTCTTGTTATGGATACCCCAACATGGTGACACCGAACATCGACAACTTTGCAACGAAAAGTGTTACATTTGAACGAGCCTATGTCCAG CAAGGTGTGTGTTCTCCAAGTCGGACTTCGTTTTTGACCGGGCGGCGGCCGGATACCACCCACGTCTTTGACCTCAAGACCTACTTTAGAAACTTCACCGGCAACTTCTCCACTATTCCTCAGCACTTCAAGAACAATGGCTACATTACCCAGTCGTCAGGCAAAATTTTTCACATAG GAATAGCATCTGGTAAGACGGATGATTACCCAGCCAGCTGGTCCTTTCCTGCTTACCATGCCCCTACAGAAAAATATGCAATCCAGAAG GTATGTCCTGGGTCTGGAGGGACTCTGTATCGCACCGCACGGTGTCCAGTCAATGTCACCGAGCAGCCCGGAGGATCACTTCCAGACATCCAGAACGCAGACTTCGCCATACAATTCCTACACAACAGGTCCGAGGACCAGAAACCGTTTTTCTTAGGTATGGGGTTTAAGAAGCCTCACCTGCCATTCAGGTTTCCTGTAGAATACTTGG ACCTATACCCGCTGTCCAAAGTGGCTCCAGCCCCGAATCCCAACTACCCGCTGCTCCTACCCGAGGTGGCGTGGTCGCCATGGCCAGAGCTGCGTGTCTATGATGACATCGTGGCGCTCAATGTCAGCTTCCCTTACGGTCCGGTGCCTCCTGAATACGCG CTGCTGCTACGTCAGGCCTACTCGGCAGCTGTGACGTATATTGACGCGCAAGTGGGCAGGATCATGGAGGCGCTGGACACCCTCGGGCTGGCCAGCAACACGATCGTGACTTTCCACGGAGACCATG GCTGGCAGCTCGGCGAGCATCAAGAATGGTGCAAACACGACAACTTCGAAATCACCACGCGTGTCCCAATGTTCGTCTACATCCCTGGCACGACGGCGCCAAAAGCCCCTCCAGGGCAGTTGTTTCCCTTCTTCGATCCCTTCGAGGCTCTTCGATCGGATTACAAAGCGCCGGCCATGCCCTCGGGTAGACTTTCCACGGATGCCTTGGTGGAAGCCGTGGACCTCTTCGCGACGCTGTCGGAGTTGGCCGGGTTGCCGGTTCCACCCCTCTGCCCTCCAGACTCCTCCCAAGTCGAACTCTGCACCGAGGGGTACAGCCTCGTTCCCCTCATCAAAAATCTAACGACATCACCGTCCAACTCCAGCTTCCAGTGGAAGTCGGCCGCCTTCAGTCAGTACCCGCGTCCGTCGGCCACCATCCAGCAAAACAGCGACCTGCCGAACTTGGAAGACATCCGCATCATGGGGTACACGATGCGCACCGACGAGCACCGCTACACGGAGTGGGTGGCCTATGACCCCGTGACCTTTACGGCCAACTGGACGCAGGTGTACGCGCGCGAGCTGTACGTGCACAGCTCGGACCCCGAGGAGAACTACAACGTGGCGGATGCGCCGCTGTACAGCCAGCTGCTGACGCAGCTCTCGCAACAGCTGAGGCGAGGCTGGAGGGCGGCGCTGCCAGTCATTGCTGAGTCATGA
- the LOC112559503 gene encoding LOW QUALITY PROTEIN: iduronate 2-sulfatase-like (The sequence of the model RefSeq protein was modified relative to this genomic sequence to represent the inferred CDS: deleted 1 base in 1 codon), whose product MGVTARVALVTLCSAYLVVNVYARLNVLFIVVDDLRPQLSCYGYPNMVTPNIDNFATKSVTFERAYVQQGVCSPSRTSFMTGRRPDTTHVFDLKTYFRNTTGNFSTIPEYFKNNGYISQSSGKIFHPGIASGKTDDYPASWSFPAYHAPTEKYAIQKVCPGSGGTLYRTARCPVNVTQQPGGSLPDIQNADFAIQFLQNRSEDQKPFFLGMGFMKPHLPFRFPIEYLDLYPLSKVAPAPNPNYPLLLPEVAWSPWPELRVYDDIVALNVSFPYGPVPPEYALLLRQAYSAAVTYIDAQVGRIMAALDTLGLANNTIVTFHGDHGWQLGEHQEWCKHDNFEITTRVPMFVYIPGTTAPKAPPGQLFPFFDPFEALRSDYKAPAMTSGRLSTDALVEAVDLFATLSELAGLPVPPLCPPDSSQVELCTEGYSLVPLIRNLTTSPSNSSFQWKSAAFSQYPRPSATIQHNSDLPNLDDIRIMGYTMRTDEHRYTEWVAYDPVTFTANWTQVYARELYVHSSDPEENYNVADAPLYTQLLTQLSQQLRRGWRAALPAMAES is encoded by the exons ATGGGTGTGACTGCGCGTGTTGCGTTGGTAACCTTGTGTTCAGCCTACCTGGTGGTTAATGTTTACG CGAGACTTAATGTTCTTTTCATCGTTGTGGATGACCTGCGACCGCAACTCTCTTGTTATGGATACCCCAACATGGTGACACCGAACATCGACAACTTTGCAACGAAAAGTGTTACTTTTGAACGAGCCTATGTCCAG CAAGGTGTGTGTTCTCCAAGTCGGACTTCGTTTATGACCGGGCGGCGGCCAGACACCACCCACGTCTTTGACCTCAAGACCTACTTTAGAAACACCACCGGCAACTTCTCCACTATTCCTGAGTACTTCAAGAACAATGGCTACATTTCCCAGTCGTCAGGCAAAATTTTTCATCCAG GAATAGCATCTGGTAAGACGGATGATTACCCAGCCAGCTGGTCCTTTCCTGCTTACCATGCCCCTACAGAAAAATATGCAATCCAGAAG GTATGTCCTGGGTCTGGAGGGACTTTGTATCGCACCGCACGGTGTCCAGTCAATGTCACCCAGCAG CCGGGGGGATCACTTCCAGACATCCAGAACGCAGACTTCGCCATACAATTCCTACAAAACAGGTCCGAGGACCAGAAACCTTTCTTCTTAGGCATGGGGTTTATGAAGCCTCACCTGCCATTCAGGTTTCCTATAGAATACTTGG ACCTATACCCGCTGTCCAAAGTGGCTCCAGCCCCGAATCCCAACTACCCGCTGCTCCTACCCGAGGTGGCGTGGTCGCCATGGCCAGAGCTGCGTGTCTATGATGACATCGTGGCGCTCAATGTCAGCTTCCCTTACGGTCCGGTGCCTCCTGAATACGCg CTGCTGCTACGTCAGGCCTACTCGGCAGCTGTGACGTATATTGACGCGCAAGTGGGCAGGATCATGGCGGCGCTGGACACCCTCGGGCTGGCCAACAACACGATCGTGACTTTCCACGGAGACCATG GCTGGCAGCTCGGCGAGCACCAAGAATGGTGCAAACACGATAACTTCGAAATCACCACGCGTGTCCCAATGTTCGTCTACATCCCTGGCACGACGGCGCCAAAAGCCCCTCCAGGGCAGTTGTTTCCCTTCTTCGATCCCTTCGAGGCTCTTCGATCGGACTACAAAGCGCCGGCCATGACCTCGGGTAGACTTTCCACGGATGCCTTGGTGGAAGCCGTGGACCTCTTCGCGACGCTGTCGGAGTTGGCCGGGTTGCCGGTTCCACCCCTCTGCCCTCCAGACTCCTCGCAAGTCGAACTCTGCACCGAGGGGTACAGCCTCGTTCCCCTCATCAGAAATCTAACGACATCACCGTCCAACTCCAGCTTCCAGTGGAAGTCGGCCGCCTTCAGTCAGTACCCGCGTCCGTCGGCCACCATCCAGCACAACAGCGACCTGCCCAACCTGGACGACATCCGCATCATGGGGTACACGATGCGCACCGACGAGCACCGCTACACAGAGTGGGTGGCCTATGACCCCGTGACCTTTACGGCCAACTGGACGCAGGTGTACGCGCGCGAGCTGTACGTGCACAGCTCGGACCCCGAGGAGAACTACAACGTGGCGGATGCGCCGCTGTACACCCAGCTGCTGACGCAGCTCTCGCAACAGCTGAGGCGAGGCTGGAGGGCGGCGCTGCCAGCCATGGCTGAGTCATGA
- the LOC112559508 gene encoding iduronate 2-sulfatase-like, translated as MALVELVDLFPTLADIAGLPVPPPCPPSSLNVSFCSEGSSFLPVIQNMSRGFQRKEKSSRIAESPSVSGVHWKSAAFSQFPRPRMEPSVNSDQPSLQDVRIMGYSMRTHVHRYTEWIAYDPASFSANWTHVYAKELYLHDVDPNEDHNEAYSSRYATLVERLALHLREGWRHHQPLSH; from the coding sequence ATGGCCTTGGTGGAGCTTGTTGACCTGTTTCCAACGCTGGCGGATATCGCTGGACTTCCGGTCCCTCCGCCGTGTCCTCCGTCATCCCTGAACGTGTCTTTCTGCTCCGAAGGGTCGAGCTTCCTGCCGGTGATACAAAACATGTCGCGCGGTtttcagagaaaagagaaatcGTCTAGAATCGCTGAGTCCCCGAGCGTGAGCGGCGTTCATTGGAAGAGCGCAGCGTTCAGCCAGTTTCCCAGACCGAGGATGGAACCGAGTGTCAACAGCGACCAGCCGAGTCTGCAGGACGTGCGTATTATGGGCTACTCCATGCGCACGCACGTGCACCGCTACACCGAGTGGATCGCCTACGATCCGGCGAGTTTCTCGGCCAACTGGACGCACGTCTACGCCAAGGAGCTGTACTTGCACGACGTAGACCCCAACGAAGATCACAACGAGGCTTACTCTTCTCGGTATGCCACCTTGGTCGAGAGACTCGCGCTTCATCTACGAGAAGGCTGGCGCCATCACCAACCCCTCTCACATTAG